The stretch of DNA GAGCGCGGTGTCGGTCCCGCCCTCCGGCGAGAGCCACTCGTCGGTGTGGATGGCTGTCTGGGAGTAGTCGGTGAAGATCCCGACGCGTTTCGCGCCCTCGTAGCCGGCGTCGAGGAAGTACTTCGCGTCGGGGATGCGCGTGACGTTGATGTTCGACCCCCAGGCGACGATGTAGTCCGAGTTGTGCCAGTCGGCGGACTCGGCGTTGTCCGTCTGGGTGCCCCAGGTGATCGGCTGGCCGGGCGGCAGGTCGGAGTACCAGTCGTAGAACGAGTGGGAGACGCCGCCCAGCAGATTGACGAGTCGGGAGCCGCTGGCGAAGGAGACGGGGGACATCGCCGGGATCGGCGTGAAGCCGGAGATGGCGTCGTACCGGCCCGCCTGCACCTCGTCGATCACGTGGTCGGCGATCTCGGTCAGGGCCTCGTCCCAGGAGATGCGCTCCCACTGGCCCTCGCCGCGCTCGCCGGTCCGGCGCAGCGGGTGGAGGACGCGCTGGTCGGCGTTGACGTAGTCGGTGTAGCAGGCCCCCTTCTGACAGCCCCGCGGGTTGGGGTCCGGGAGGCTCTCGTCGAAGGTCGGGTAGTCGCCGGCCTGCTCCTCGCGCCAGACCTGGCCGTCCTTGACGTAGACGTTCCACGAGCAGGAGCCGGTACAGTTGACGCTGTGGGTCGAGCGGGCGACCGAATCCCAGTCCCACTCCTCGCGGTAGAGGTCCTCCCAGTCCCTGTAGGGGTAGTCGCCGATGGGGTCGTCGACCGCCTCCAACCCGGTCATCCCGTCGTCGGCGAACGAGAGCCCGGTCGCCCCCAACAGCGACGCGGCACCGAGGCCGCGAACGAAGTCTCGTCTGCTGATTCCCGAACTGTCCGTCGTCTCGTCGGTGGGGTCGTGTCTACTCATACTGTAGGAACACCGTTGCGGTCGCACAGGCGACGCCGGCGACGGCGAGCACGAGACCTGGGAGCGTCGATCCGCCGGCCTCCAGGCCGGCGGCGACCAGCGCGACGCCACAGAGCTTGCTCGCCGCGTCTAACAGGCGGTACTGTCGTTCCGACAGCGGGGCGATCTCAGTCATCGGACGCACCTCCCTCGGGGTCGGCGACGCCGTCCGGGTTCTCGTCGGACGGCGCGGTGCCGCCGTCGTCCCGTAACAGCAGGTACGTGATGCCGCCGAAGAGCGGCGGCACGAGCAACAGCGCCGCCGTCAGGACGGGGTTGACGACGCCGGTGGTCGTCCCCAGCACCTTGTCCGCGAGGATGTTGTTCATCCCCGCGATGGAGGCGATCATCACGAACGCGACGGCGGCGACGCCGACGCCGGTCTGCCAGGGCCGGTCGAGCGGGTCCGCGGTGAAGTGCGTCGGCTCCGGGGTGCGGTCGATGAACGGCCACGCGGCGATGGCGAGGAACACGAGGCCGGGAGCGACGATGCCGCCCAGGAACTCCCCGCTGACGTGGACGCCGGCGACGGTGAAGCTCGCCCACGTCGGAAGGAGCTTCAGGAAGCCGTACACCCACATCAGGAACCAGTCGGGCATAATGAGCGCCGGCGTGCTCGCGGGGTCGTTCGGGCCGTAGTGGGCGATGTTGTGGACCGGAAGGAACCCCGCGAGCGCCGACAGCGTCGCCGCCGTCAGGAAGAAGACGACGGCGGAGACGGCCGCCTGGTTCGGGAAGGCGGGCAGGCCGACGATGACGCTGTCGTCGTCCTCCTCGACGGTCCGGTCGGCCGTCCGGACGTCCTCGTCCCGCGGGGCCTCGGTGTGTTTCTGTCGTATCAGGATGGCCATGTGCAGGGCCAGTCCGCCCGCGATGAGCGCCGGGATCACCAGGACGTGCAGGAAGTACAGCCGCGGGATGGTCGCGCTGGAGGGGAACTGCCCGCCGAACACCACCTGCCCGAGGAAGTCCCCGACCAGCGGCACGGAGATGGTGAGGTTGTAGCCGATGCTTGTCGCCGTCGCGGCGAACTCGTCGAACGGCAGGGCGTAGCCGGTGTACGCCGCGCCCATCGCCAGCGCCGCCAGCCCGGTGCCGACGATCCAGTTCGGCTCCCGGGGGTTGCGGTACGCGCCGGTGAAGAACACCCGCAGCATATGCAACCCGATGGATGCGACGAACAGATGGGCCGCCCAGTGGTGGAGCCGGCGGATGAACATCCCGAACGGCACGTCGTAGGTGATGTGCAGCACCGAGACGAACGCCTCGGGCATCTCCTCGCCCTGGAACTTCTGGACGCTGCCGTCGTACTCCACCGCGGAGGTGGAGGGCTCGAAGAACATCCCGAGGAAGATGCCCGACAGCACCAGCAGGACGAAACAGAACAGCGCCACCTCCCCCAGCAGGAACGAGTCCTCGGCGGGGAACGCCTTCCCGAGGAAGGTCCGGGCGTCGTCTAGATCCAGCCGGGTGTCGGCCCAGTCGTAGAGCTGCTTCGCGCGGCTCATCTCACCCACCTCCCGGACCGATCGGCCCCTCGAAGTCGCCGGTCGCGACCAGGTAGCCGTCGCTGGTCAGCGTGATCGGGAGCTGCGGGAGCGGGCGACCCGGCGGGCCGTCCGTGACGCTCCCGCCGGTGAGCGGGTCGAACTTCCCGTAGTGACAGGGACAGACCAGCAGGTCGCCGTCGCGGTTCCCGACCATACAGCCGGCGTGGGTACACACCTTCGAGAAGGCGGCGTAGCCGCTGACGGTGAACCCCATCTCGATCCCGCCGCCGTAGTCGGACTCGGGGTACCGCACCAGCAGCGTCGGCGCGTCCTCGATACCGGGTCGGGGCTCCGGGAACACCGTCATCACCTCGCCCTCCGAGAGCCGCCCCTCCGCGATCCGCTCGCCGTCGCCGTCGACGAGGTGGACGCCGTCGGAGTAGACCGGCCCCTCGTAGCTGCGCTCGAACACCTGCGTGGTGCTGGCTAGCGGGGCCGTGAGGCTGGCGACGGCGGTGAGGCCGCCGACGCTGGCGAGGAACTTCGCGAAGTCCCGCCGGCGCAGTTCGGCCCGGGCGTCCTCGTACAGCGTCGGCGAGGACCCGAGCGCGTCGGTACACGCACACGTCTCGGTGCCGTCTCCCTCCGTACTGTCCTCGTCGTTCTCGTCCGGTTTCGGGTAGTCCATATTAGTGTCCCCTGATCTCCGCGAC from Haloarcula litorea encodes:
- a CDS encoding cytochrome b — encoded protein: MSRAKQLYDWADTRLDLDDARTFLGKAFPAEDSFLLGEVALFCFVLLVLSGIFLGMFFEPSTSAVEYDGSVQKFQGEEMPEAFVSVLHITYDVPFGMFIRRLHHWAAHLFVASIGLHMLRVFFTGAYRNPREPNWIVGTGLAALAMGAAYTGYALPFDEFAATATSIGYNLTISVPLVGDFLGQVVFGGQFPSSATIPRLYFLHVLVIPALIAGGLALHMAILIRQKHTEAPRDEDVRTADRTVEEDDDSVIVGLPAFPNQAAVSAVVFFLTAATLSALAGFLPVHNIAHYGPNDPASTPALIMPDWFLMWVYGFLKLLPTWASFTVAGVHVSGEFLGGIVAPGLVFLAIAAWPFIDRTPEPTHFTADPLDRPWQTGVGVAAVAFVMIASIAGMNNILADKVLGTTTGVVNPVLTAALLLVPPLFGGITYLLLRDDGGTAPSDENPDGVADPEGGASDD
- a CDS encoding ubiquinol-cytochrome c reductase iron-sulfur subunit, whose protein sequence is MDYPKPDENDEDSTEGDGTETCACTDALGSSPTLYEDARAELRRRDFAKFLASVGGLTAVASLTAPLASTTQVFERSYEGPVYSDGVHLVDGDGERIAEGRLSEGEVMTVFPEPRPGIEDAPTLLVRYPESDYGGGIEMGFTVSGYAAFSKVCTHAGCMVGNRDGDLLVCPCHYGKFDPLTGGSVTDGPPGRPLPQLPITLTSDGYLVATGDFEGPIGPGGG